Proteins co-encoded in one Aspergillus flavus chromosome 2, complete sequence genomic window:
- a CDS encoding P-loop containing nucleoside triphosphate hydrolase protein has protein sequence MTIQSKLTSTRMQANFPTDIDRRTCRRTVPMKVLVLGLSRTGTDSIKKALLKLGYSDVYHGYTAAMENPRDCEMWLDAMAAKWDGVGKPFGRTEWDQLLGHCQAVTDIPVAVFAKELIEAYPEAKVILTNRNAEEWHRSVQTALLKNVFHPWSSVVDTLAILTRSPNRFTRKMFIRAFTDYFQGDFQLHGVSVYESHYKMVRKMVPRENLLEYQIQDGWEPLCKFLGKNIPSEVPFPNGNDTLETTNRIWALVNSECQRLLGILLRVLATLVLLYTLRAGSIIDIVLPMITAVEK, from the exons ATGACAATTCAATCAAAGTTAACATCGACCAGGATGCAGGCCAATTTTCCGACCGACATTGATCGTAGGACATGCCGTCGCACTGTCCCGATGAAAGTGCTCGTGCTCGGGTTAAGCAGGACAGGGACAGATT CGATTAAGAAGGCTTTACTTAAGCTAGGCTATTCAGATGTATATCATGGCTACACCGCTGCGATGGAGAATCCCCGAGACTGTGAGATGTGGCTGGACGCAATGGCCGCGAAGTGGGACGGGGTAGGGAAGCCTTTCGGCAGAACGGAATGGGACCAACTTCTTGGTCATTGCCAA GCAGTGACCGATATACCTGTCGCAGTTTTCGCCAAAGAACTGATTGAAGCATACCCCGAAGCGAAAGTCATACTAACAAATCGCAACGCTGAAGAATGGCACAG ATCTGTCCAGACCGCTCTTTTAAAGAACGTCTTTCATCCCTGGTCATCAGTCGTAGACACCCTTGCCATCCTTACTCGCAGCCCAAATCGGTTCACCCGCAAGATGTTCATTCGCGCCTTCACCGATTACTTCCAAGGTGATTTCCAACTCCACGGAGTATCTGTCTATGAGAGCCACTACAAGATGGTCCGCAAGATGGTGCCTAGGGAGAATTTGCTTGAGTATCAAATCCAGGACGGATGGGAACCATTATGCAAATTCCTGGGAAAGAATATCCCCAGTGAGGTGCCTTTTCCGAATGGTAATGACACCTTGGAAACCACCAATAGGATTTGGGCATTGGTGAATAGCGAGTGTCAGCGCCTGTTGGGAATTCTATTACGTGTTTTGGCAACATTGGTGCTTCTTTACACCTTGCGTGCAGGTTCAATCATTGACATTGTGCTTCCTATGATAACTGCAGTTGAGAAATGA
- a CDS encoding alpha-amylase has translation MPPTTVASNCTSNALGIVYQVYPASFKESRTEMAIGWGDINGITSKLDHIQSLGADIIWLSPFQDSPMMDMGYDISDYDSVNQLFGGSLEDIKTFISEVHKRGMRCIFDLVINHTSDKHKWFKESASSKTNPKRDWYFWRQPQYINGSMYPPNNWAGNNNGSAWKYDAQTGEFYLNIFNPYQPDLNWDNPDVRQAIFQSALEYWLDMGIDGFRMDAFSIFSKVPGLPDVPANDSNFHDARDLYYNNGPHEHEYLQQMNREILSNYDTFTVGEYGMTDNMSIVQDYVSASRREVNTIFLTNMCDIGRNGYEFVGWNLTGWREAINFTQWSGSSSAGDGWNSVYLENHDLPRSISRFASDAPRFRVQSGKALSVLLTTLSGTLFVYQGQEIGMVNVPDTWTISDYRDLNSIAYYNNATQHGVSSSDALANLALLARDNARTPFNWDRSGNGFSVNETTWTSRANLDINLEDQKDDPKSVYNFWVRMLRLRKEEKGSLVYGEFEFLDWASEDFLVYQKTGESDKVVVFINLSTRARKPPVATPKNAELLAHTHDDHSEGEFQPFEGRVYKL, from the exons ATGCCTCCTACGACAGTCGCGTCCAATTGCACTTCAAACGCCCTA GGCATTGTGTACCAGGTTTATCCTGCCAGTTTCAAGGAAAGCCGAACAGAAATGGCCATCGGATGGGGCGACATCAATGGCATTACCAGCAAGCTCGATCACATCCAATCGCTCGGTGCAGATATTATCTGGCTGTCCCCGTTTCAAGACTCCCCAATGATGGATATGGGCTATGATATTAGTGACTACGACTCGGTCAACCAGCTTTTTGGTGGCAGCcttgaggatatcaagacATTCATCAGCGAGGTTCACAAACGCGGAATGCGGTGCATCTTTGACCTTGTCATCAACCACACGAGTGACAAGCACAAATGGTTCAAGGAGTCCGCCAGCTCAAAGACAAACCCCAAACGGGATTGGTACTTCTGGAGGCAGCCTCAGTATATCAACGGATCGATGTACCCGCCTAATAACTGGGCTGGCAACAATAATGGCAGTGCATGGAAGTATGATGCACAAACTGGGGAGTTTtatctcaacatcttcaatcCCTATCAGCCGGACTTGAACTGGGACAACCCCGATGTTAGACAGGCAATTTTCCAAAGTGCCCTGGAGTACTGGCTTGACATGGGCATCGACGGATTCCGCATGGATGCGTTCTCTATCTTCAGTAAGGTGCCCGGATTGCCTGATGTGCCAGCCAATGACAGCAACTTCCACGATGCAAGAGACCTGTACTACAACAACGGACCACATGAGCACGAATACCTTCAGCAAATGAACCGTGAAATCCTCTCCAACTACGACACCTTCACTGTCGGTGAGTACGGCATGACAGATAACATGAGCATCGTCCAGGACTACGTAAGCGCATCCCGCCGCGAAGTGAACACCATCTTCCTAACCAACATGTGCGACATTGGTCGCAATGGATACGAATTCGTCGGGTGGAACCTCACAGGTTGGCGAGAAGCCATTAACTTCACACAATGGAGCGGTAGCTCGTCTGCGGGCGACGGCTGGAATTCGGTCTATCTTGAGAACCACGACCTCCCACGATCGATCAGTCGATTCGCGAGTGACGCACCCAGATTCCGCGTCCAAAGTGGCAAGGCACTTTCTGTCCTCCTGACGACGCTCTCCGGCACCCTGTTCGTCTACCAGGGCCAAGAAATTGGCATGGTCAACGTGCCGGATACATGGACCATCTCCGACTACCGAGACCTCAACTCCATTGCCTACTACAACAACGCAACACAGCACGGAGTCAGCTCCAGCGATGCTCTCGCGAACCTTGCCCTGTTGGCGCGAGACAACGCACGCACACCCTTCAACTGGGATCGAAGTGGAAATGGGTTCTCTGTCAACGAAACTACCTGGACTTCACGAGCAAATCTCGACATCAACCTTGAGGATCAAAAGGATGACCCGAAGAGCGTATACAACTTCTGGGTGAGGATGCTGCGTCTGCGCaaagaggagaaaggctCACTGGTCTACGGTGAATTCGAGTTTCTTGATTGGGCGAGCGAGGATTTCCTAGTATACCAGAAGACGGGCGAGTCTGATAAAGTAGTTGTGTTTATCAATCTATCCACTAGGGCTAGGAAGCCGCCTGTGGCCACTCCCAAAAATGCCGAGTTGCTCGCGCACACCCACGACGACCATTCTGAGGGTGAATTTCAGCCGTTTGAGGGCAGAGTGTACAAGTTGTGA
- a CDS encoding putative multidrug resistance protein 1, 2: MLRYATALDRLTMAVATVAAAVAGAALSTVPVVIGAFTQHFSDFLNGKSSSYDLEHDARHLALYFIYLGIISFVGLSLSTFGFTRLAESCTYRLRKAYLSALLRQDVSYFESLGAGEVTTRITDDTNLILDTLSHKASILLAGLFGFVAALIIALSRNWRLALVLMAMPIGMIATMGTLGAYMRRMQQRSESHYVKAADFAEDVFSCARSVIADGAQGRLVKRYEEMLMPALGADLRSKATMAMMIALTMTIILWGYGLAFWQGNRFLQKGDCTLSDIVTVLLTSTMAGVLLGQSAPFAASVIQAKAVSTRIYATLDHVSPLDPSADSGMILPSFAGDIEFQDVRFAYPSRQSEPVMDGFNLLIKAGTSMAIVGSSGAGKSTLLALIQRWYDPLQGNVMLGGHNVRQLNLRWMRSKVGLVEQEPLLFDTSIHDNIVYGLGAEADQLDHHTIVSKVYEAAKLANIHDFILSLPGGYSTRVGQAGGLLSGGQRQRIAIARAVISDPPVLLLDEATAALDTKSEQAVHEALQRVSKNRTTVIIAHRLSTIQSADRIALMEHGKVIEQGTHDELIFRGLKYTNFIRAREFTRASLPLRSRQDDERNAQEFVQKPEDTASVTVSIDCSAKSSTWALVKFVWHLNTPERRFILIGILASAFAGAGYPIQAILFGNAVVSIVSPDLATDGHDPKFWALMYVALGICQFIFYTIQGICFALTSSRLAYRTRTKAFTSLINQDMSFFNQVENSSGTLTAFLATEASRLTGVSGTTFGAILNSVMTLVAAIAIACSFGWKLGLVAASTIPILLTCGFLRFWIISWTESHAARATDAAGAACEAVSAVTTVTSLGIQDTIVDRYCEKLQAEQPQTLRFNIVSSIMYAASQSLVFWVTSLLFWYGSVKLVASGEYSVQQFFICFTAIVWSSQAAGMVFSYAPDIAGAGSAAAQLVGLLFTPTTIDVGLQHGEVPGQTSTGVMLSSVEFEYPSPHGPCTVLQNINLTAKHGQLTAIVGPSGSGKSTILDLIERFYDPTRGTILVGGKDVREYKLANLRRTMSYVGQGGWIVGGTIRDCLLSDEENVSEDEVIGACKSANIYDFIISLPNGLDTPVGSKGSRVSGGQKQRIAIARALLRKPKILLLDEATSALDTISEKHVQSALSGGGGERTTIAVAHRLASIAHANCIYVMDQGKIVDCGSHEELLARQGLYWQLFTLQETDTG, from the exons ATGCTCCGATATGCTACCGCGCTCGATAGGCTAACAATGGCCGTGGCCACTGTTGCGGCTGCTGTGGCCGGAGCAGCACTATCTACTGTCCCA GTTGTCATTGGAGCGTTCACCCAGCATTTCAGCGACTTTCTAAATGGCAAATCGTCCTCGTATGACTTGGAGCATGATGCCCGCCATCTCGCTCTGTACTTCATCTACCTTG GAATCATTTCGTTCGTTGGGCTGTCACTTAGTACTTTCGGGTTCACTCGCCTTGCTGAGTCTTGTACCTATCGTCTTCGAAAGGCATATTTGTCGGCGCTCCTGAGACAGGATGTTTCATATTTTGAGTCTCTGGGTGCAGGAGAGGTGACTACCCGCATCACTGATGATACCAACCTCATACTCGACACCTTATCACACAAAGCAAGCATCCTACTGGCTGGCCTGTTTGGGTTTGTGGCAGCACTGATAATTGCCCTATCTCGCAATTGGCGTTTAGCTCTGGTATTAATGGCCATGCCTATCGGGATGATTGCAACCATGGGTACACTGGGGGCGTACATGAGAAGAATGCAGCAACGAAGTGAAAGTCACTATGTCAAAGCGGCGGACTTTGCAGAAGACGTATTCTCATGTGCCCGCAGTGTGATAGCAGATGGGGCGCAGGGGCGCTTGGTCAAGCGATATGAGGAGATGTTGATGCCAGCACTAGGTGCCGATCTCCGCAGCAAAGCTACTATGGCAATGATGATAGCTCTCACGATGACCATAATTCTCTGGGGGTATGGACTTGCC TTCTGGCAGGGGAATCGTTTCCTACAAAAAGGAGATTGCACGCTCTCAGATATCGTGACCGTTCTACTGACATCCACTATGGCTGGGGTACTGCTAGGCCAGTCTGCGCCATTTGCAGCCTCAGTCATACAAGCCAAGGCCGTTTCCACCAGAATCTATGCTACACTCGATCACGTCTCGCCCCTTGATCCTTCAGCAGACTCCGGAATGATACTCCCCTCATTCGCAGGAGACATCGAGTTTCAAGACGTCAGGTTTGCGTACCCCTCTCGCCAGAGTGAGCCTGTTATGGACGGGTTTAACTTGTTAATTAAAGCTGGGACGTCAATGGCAATTGTTGGTTCCTCGGGCGCTGGTAAATCGACACTGCTTGCTCTCATACAGAGATGGTATGATCCATTACAAGGAAATGTAATGCTTGGGGGGCACAACGTCAGGCAACTGAATCTTCGCTGGATGCGATCCAAAGTTGGGCTCGTTGAGCAAGAGCCATTACTATTCGACACCTCAATCCATGATAACATTGTTTACGGTCTAGGTGCAGAGGCTGATCAG CTTGATCATCACACGATTGTGAGCAAGGTGTATGAGGCAGCCAAACTAGCAAATATACATGATTTTATTCTTAGTCTACCTGGCGGATATTCTACTCGTGTTGGTCAAGCTGGGGGTCTTCTTTCTGGTGGCCAACGCCAAAGGATTGCTATTGCTCGAGCAGTTATCTCCGATCCTCCTGTCTTGCTCCTCGATGAGGCCACGGCAGCACTAGATACCAAAAGTGAACAGGCTGTCCACGAGGCTTTACAGAGGGTGTCCAAGAATCGAACCACGGTAATAATTGCACATCGGCTGTCCACCATCCAAAGCGCCGACAGAATTGCACTCATGGAACACGGAAAGGTCATCGAGCAAGGAACTCACGATGAGCTGATATTCCGGGGCTTGAAGTACACAAATTTTATCCGAGCCCGGGAATTTACACGGGCGTCTCTACCCTTACGTTCCAGGCAAGATGATGAAAGGAATGCACAAGAGTTTGTTCAAAAGCCAGAAGATACCGCGTCTGTGACAGTCTCCATCGACTGTTCCGCAAAGAGCTCTACGTGGGCTCTTGTGAAGTTCGTCTGGCACCTTAATACCCCCGAGCGACGATTCATACTGATTGGGATACTTGCAAGCGCCTTTGCCGGTGCAGGGTATCCCATCCAAGCGATACTGTTCGGAAACGCAGTTGTCTCTATTGTATCTCCAGATCTAGCAACCGACGGCCATGATCCCAAATTCTGGGCCCTGATGTACGTTGCTCTCGGAATTTGCCAGTTCATCTTTTATACGATCCAGGGAATCTGTTTTGCCCTCACCAGCTCCCGTCTCGCCTATCGAACACGCACCAAAGCGTTCACCTCTCTTATCAACCAGGACATgtccttcttcaaccagGTAGAGAACTCTTCTGGTACCCTAACCGCCTTCCTTGCCACCGAAGCTAGCAGATTAACGGGTGTCAGTGGGACCACCTTTGGGGCAATCCTCAATAGTGTCATGACACTCGTAGCAGCTATCGCCATTGCCTGCTCATTCGGGTGGAAGCTGGGGTTAGTTGCAGCCTCTACCATCCCCATTCTACTCACGTGTGGGTTCCTACGGTTCTGGATCATATCGTGGACCGAGTCCCACGCGGCCCGAGCCACCGatgcagcaggagcagcatGCGAGGCTGTTTCCGCAGTTACCACGGTCACTTCTCTCGGTATTCAAGATACCATTGTCGACCGATACTGTGAGAAGCTTCAAGCTGAACAACCCCAAACACTGCGCTTCAATATTGTATCAAGTATCATGTATGCGGCAAGTCAGTCTCTAGTCTTCTGGGTCACTAGCCTTCTCTTTTGGTACGGCAGCGTAAAGCTGGTTGCGTCAGGCGAATATAGCGTGCAACAATTCTTTATCTGTTTCACGGCCATTGTCTGGAGCTCTCAGGCGGCTGGTATGGTTTTCTCATACGCGCCAGATATTGCAGGGGCCGGTAGCGCAGCAGCTCAACTGGTAGGGCTTCTTTTCACTCCCACCACAATCGACGTCGGCCTTCAGCACGGTGAGGTTCCCGGACAAACTTCAACAGGTGTGATGCTGTCATCGGTGGAATTCGAGTATCCTTCCCCTCATGGACCTTGTACAGTTCTACAAAACATTAACCTGACGGCCAAGCATGGCCAACTGACCGCCATTGTCGGCCCCAGCGGCAGTGGGAAAAGCACCATCCTTGATCTGATTGAACGCTTCTACGATCCCACCCGCGGCACCATTCTAGTGGGTGGAAAGGATGTCCGTGAGTATAAGCTAGCCAATCTCAGACGTACCATGTCATATGTGGGACAAGGTGGGTGGATTGTTGGAGGGACGATACGAGACTGCTTGCTGAGCGATGAGGAAAATGTGTCGGAGGATGAGGTCATTGGCGCCTGTAAAAGCGCCAACATCTATGACTTTATT ATCTCCCTTCCAAACGGGCTTGACACTCCGGTGGGTAGCAAAGGAAGTCGGGTTTCTGGAGGCCAGAAACAGAGAATCGCCATTGCCAGGGCACTGCTCCGGAAACCTAAGATTCT GCTCCTCGACGAGGCAACCTCTGCACTGGATACAATTTCCGAGAAGCATGTCCAAAGTGCTCTcagtggtggaggaggagagcgGACAACAATTGCAGTCGCGCACCGTCTGGCCTCGATCGCTCATGCGAATTGCATCTACGTGATGGACCAGGGAAAAATCGTCGATTGTGGCTCCCATGAGGAGTTACTTGCTCGGCAGGGGCTGTATTGGCAGCTATTTACACTTCAGGAAACAGACACTGGCTAA
- a CDS encoding putative laccase, with protein sequence MMGLLCPRLRGILHTLSLVLGLVTATQGHLVLHDDSFQPDHILRVTAQDVNQACMDRYSVLINGSLPGPQLNIQEGKVNWIRVYNDMEDLNVTMHWHGLSAFTAPFSDGTPMASQWPIPPGHFFDYEVRPEVGYAGTYFYHSHVGFQALTAWGALIVESAQPSPYQYDEERIIALSDFFTKTDEEIENGLTSTNFTWSGETSAVLVNGQGRLATNATGSCKLAAISVEPGKTYRLRFIGATALSFVSISLESHDVLEIIEADGHYTKPVNTSYLQISSGQRYSVLLKAKTEAELQQAKSRQFYFQLTTMGRPTVLTTFAVLEYPSPTTTDLITVPVTPPLPVANITYGWLDYTLEPYYPDLDFPTVEEVTRRIIINVHQNISDRTVWLQNGYDWVETFPKSPYLVDIYAGTLDLDASYKRAIASGYAFDNQTRLFPAKMGEVLEIVWQNQGAVSNGGVENHPFHAHGRHFYDIGGGDGLYNLTENEARLKGTHPVIRDTTMLYAYRKTTTALEPSGWRAWRIRVTAAGVWMVHCHVLQHMLMGMQTAFAFGDQTAIKAQSGTPAEGYLTYGGSAYGNVTHFPPVKHFFN encoded by the exons ATGATGGGGCTGTTGTGTCCAAGGCTGCGAGGTATATTGCATACACTATCCCTGGTCCTAGGGTTGGTAACCGCAACTCAAGGACATCTCGTTCTTCATGATGACTCCTTTCAGCCCGACCATATTCTTCGAGTAACTGCTCAGGATGTCAACCAGGCATGCATGGACCGATACTCGGTCTTGATCAACGGGTCGCTTCCAGGGCCCCAGCTAAACATTCAGGAAGGCAAAGTGAACTGGATCCGTGTCTACAATGACATGGAGGATTTAAATGTCACAATG CATTGGCATGGTCTTTCTGCCTTTACTGCGCCTTTCTCCGACGGTACTCCCATGGCCAGTCAATGGCCTATTCCCCCTGGCCACTTCTTTGACTATGAAGTCCGCCCGGAGGTCGGCTATGCCGGTACATACTTCTACCATTCCCATGTTGGCTTTCAGGCCCTCACTGCCTGGGGTGCACTGATCGTTGAATCGGCCCAACCATCACCATACCAGTACGACGAAGAGCGCATCATCGCTCTGTCAGACTTCTTTACTAAGACGGACGAAGAGATCGAAAATGGCCTTACCTCGACCAACTTCACATGGAGTGGAGAGACCAGCGCTGTCTTGGTGAACGGTCAAGGCCGACTAGCCACCAATGCTACTGGGTCATGCAAGCTGGCCGCGATCAGTGTCGAGCCCGGAAAGACATATCGTCTGCGATTTATTGGGGCAACCGCTCTGTCGTTTGTTTCAATATCCTTAGAGAGCCATGATGTGCTGGAGATTATCGAAGCGGATGGCCACTATACTAAGCCCGTGAATACAAGTTACTTGCAAATATCTAGCGGTCAGCGGTATAGCGTGCTTCTAAAGGCAAAAACCGAGGCCGAGTTGCAACAGGCAAAGTCCCGACAATTCTATTTCCAACTCACCACCATGGGCCGGCCAACTGTCCTGACAACCTTTGCCGTCTTGGAGTACCCATCTCCCACCACGACTGACCTCATCACTGTTCCTGTTACCCCTCCACTCCCTGTGGCCAATATCACTTATGGCTGGCTGGACTACACACTAGAGCCATACTATCCCGATCTGGACTTCCCAACCGTCGAGGAAGTTACTCGGCGCATCATTATCAATGTCCACCAGAATATCAGTGACCGCACCGTTTGGCTTCAGAATGGTTACGACTGGGTGGAGACATTTCCCAAGTCGCCATATCTAGTCGATATCTACGCGGGCACACTTGACCTTGATGCCTCGTATAAGCGGGCCATTGCCAGCGGCTATGCGTTTGACAATCAAACCCGCCTCTTCCCTGCCAAGATGGGTGAAGTCCTAGAGATTGTCTGGCAGAATCAAGGTGCTGTTAGTAACGGTGGTGTTGAGAACCACCCGTTTCACGCACACGGCCGACATTTCTATGATATcggcggtggtgatggtCTGTACAACTTGACGGAAAATGAGGCCCGCTTGAAGGGTACCCATCCGGTAATCCGGGACACAACGATGCTGTATGCGTACAGAAAGACAACGACTGCCCTCGAACCATCTGGATGGAGAGCGTGGCGTATCCGTGTTACGGCTGCTGGTGTATGGATGGTACATTGCCATGTCCTTCAACATATGTTAATGGGCATGCAGACAGCCTTTGCTTTCGGCGACCAGACGGCTATCAAGGCGCAGTCTGGGACCCCTGCTGAAGGCTATTTGACATACGGTGGCTCGGCATATGGGAATGTCACCCATTTCCCGCCTGTGAAGCACTTTTTCAATTGA
- a CDS encoding putative endoglucanase-4 precursor yields the protein MSFSKVAIVLLASLSLVAGHGYVSSIEVDGTTYGGYLVDTYYYKSDPPQLIAWSTNATDDGYVAPTAYDSSDIICHRGSAPGALSAPVAPGGTVKMTWNTWPDDHHGPVITYLAKCSGSCSDVDKTSLEFFKIDAGGLIDDTDVPGTWATDQLIDDSFSRSITIPTDIEAGYYVLRHEIIALHDAENPDGAQNYPQCINLQVTGSGTATPSGTLGTALYKDTDPGIHVDIWQSISSYTIPGPALYTAGSTATATAAAVTTVTPTTPAAITSPPAEVAVEMSVAAEPSIPSQTTQIAFSTTTTATEDVASTASSASSVSSTTSGVLSGSCSEEGAWYCNGGTAFQRCVNGQWDASQNMADGTACTAGISDNLTISAAKVRRDTRLLRHRRAHGHSK from the coding sequence ATGTCTTTCTCCAAAGTAGCAATTGTGCTGCTGGCCTCACTTTCGCTGGTCGCGGGTCACGGCTATGTATCGAGTATTGAGGTGGATGGTACCACTTATGGTGGCTATCTGGTCGATACCTACTACTACAAGTCCGACCCCCCGCAGCTCATCGCCTGGTCCACCAATGCCACCGATGATGGCTATGTCGCCCCTACTGCGTATGATAGCTCCGACATCATCTGTCATCGTGGCTCTGCGCCTGGTGCGCTCTCCGCTCCGGTAGCTCCTGGTGGAACTGTCAAAATGACCTGGAACACCTGGCCCGACGATCACCATGGCCCGGTCATTACCTACCTGGCCAAGTGCAGTGGCTCTTGCTCTGACGTCGACAAAACTTCCCTGgagttcttcaagatcgatGCTGGGGGCTTGATCGATGACACGGACGTCCCCGGCACATGGGCTACGGATCAATTGATTGATGACAGCTTTAGTCGCAGCATCACTATCCCCACTGACATCGAGGCGGGCTACTATGTCCTTCGTCACGAGATTATTGCCCTTCATGACGCCGAGAATCCGGATGGGGCTCAGAATTATCCCCAGTGCATCAACCTGCAAGTCACCGGCAGTGGTACCGCAACGCCCAGTGGTACCCTGGGTACTGCCCTTTACAAGGACACTGACCCTGGTATCCACGTCGATATCTGGCAAAGTATCAGCTCCTATACCATTCCTGGCCCAGCTCTCTACACCGCTGGGAGCACCGCTACAGCAACTGCCGCTGCTGTTACCACTGTCACCCCAACCACTCCCGCAGCCATCACCAGCCCTCCCGCCGAGGTTGCGGTCGAGATGAGCGTCGCCGCAGAACCGTCTATCCCGTCCCAGACGACTCAGATCGCCTTTTCGACTACGACTACAGCGACTGAGGATGTCGCTAGCACGGCCTCTTCCGCCTCTTCCGTCTCTTCTACTACCTCGGGTGTGCTGAGTGGTTCTTGCAGTGAAGAAGGTGCCTGGTACTGCAACGGCGGCACAGCCTTCCAGCGCTGCGTGAACGGGCAATGGGATGCATCACAAAACATGGCTGATGGCACCGCATGCACGGCCGGTATTTCCGACAACCTGACTATTTCTGCTGCCAAGGTACGCCGCGACACCCGTCTCCTTCGCCATCGTCGCGCCCACGGTCATAGCAAGTAG
- a CDS encoding CRAL/TRIO domain protein: MAATSSPGYVGNLSSDQEAKLRQIWSIILTLNDIPQPEFQDVTLKNEEKRPRSIHRRSSSLTKTVSNTTKSNLPTDLDQTLLGLGINGSELKTVRDCLNQASIDEIRRSLLSTAKQDHPDSLLLRFLRARKWDVSKAFAMMLEALVWRVKEQHVDEMIVSNSELRALKEEQDKSNPAKAKAGSAFLAQMRMGKCYVHGTDRAGRPIGIVKARLHNPKAQSEEVIKRYILHIIESARLVLVPPVESVNIIFDMTGFSLSNMEYAPVKFLIDCFQANYPESLGVMLIHNAPWIFSGIWKVIKGWMDPVIVSKVDFTYTAADLEKHIAPEHLVKELGGKDQYEYKFIEPVEGENEKMADTVTRDAVLSEREKIGEDLLKATAEWIKVSKEDDGDKIAAVKERRNDTIEQMRSNYWELDPYVRGRGHLDREGVIGVGGKISFYPMAESKTQAMETKAVAVKYIASAQARVVDAQV; the protein is encoded by the exons ATGGCCGCCACCAGCTCTCCCGGATACGTAGGCAACCTGTCTTCGGACCAGGAAGCTAAACTGCGCCAAATATGGTCCATCATACTGACATTGAATGACATCCCTCAGCCAGAATTTCAAGATGTCACACTGAAGAACGAAGAGAAACGCCCTCGGTCTATCCACCGTCGGAGCTCGTCCCTGACGAAGACCgtatccaacaccaccaaatcaAACCTTCCAACGGACCTCGATCAGACCCTTCTGGGTCTCGGGATCAACGGCAGCGAGCTGAAGACCGTCCGTGACTGCTTGAACCAGGCCTCAATCGATGAGATCCGCCGCAGCCTCTTAAGTACCGCCAAACAAGACCACCCTGATTCCTTGCTCCTCCGTTTTCTCCGGGCCCGTAAGTGGGATGTCAGCAAGGCTTTTGCGATGATGCTCGAAGCTCTGGTGTGGCGCGTGAAGGAGCAGCATGTGGATGAGATGATCGTTTCCAACAGCGAACTGCGTGCGTTGAAAGAGGAACAGGATAAGTCGAATCCTGCGAAGGCGAAGGCTGGTAGTGCATTTCTGGCTCAGATGCGAATGGGCAAATGCTACGTTCATGGAACAGATCGTGCTGGTCGTCCGATCGGAATAGTGAAGGCACGACTGCACAACCCGAAGGCCCAGAGCGAAGAAGTGATCAAGCGTTATATCCTGCATATCATCGAATCCGCACGACTGGTCCTTGTCCCCCCAGTCGAGTCTGTG AATATTATCTTCGATATGACTGGCTTTTCGCTTTCTAACATG GAATATGCGCCGGTGAAGTTCTTGATAGACTGCTTCCAGGCCAACTACCCCGAGTCCCTGGGAGTCATGTTGATCCATAACGCCCCATGGATTTTCTCTG GGATTTGGAAGGTTATCAAGGGATGGATGGATCCCGTGATTGTATCTAAGGTCGACTTCACCTACACTGCTGCGGACCTTGAGAAGCATATTGCCCCTGAGCATCTGGTGAAGGAACTAGGAGGTAAGGACCAGTACGAGTACAAGTTCATTGAGCCTGTAGAAGGCGAGAATGAGAAAATGGCGGATACCGTCACCCGGGATGCCGTCCTGTCGGAACGGGAAAAGATCGGTGAGGACCTACTAAAAGCGACTGCCGAGTGGATCAAAGTCTCAAAAGAGGACGACGGGGACAAGATTGCCGCTGTTAAGGAGCGCAGAAACGATACAATTGAACAAATGAGATCCAATTACTGGGAGCTCGACCCGTATGTCCGCGGTCGTGGTCACTTAGACCGCGAGGGTGTGATAGGCGTTGGTGGAAAGATCTCGTTCTATCCCATGGCAGAGTCTAAGACACAGGCGATGGAGACCAAGGCAGTAGCAGTGAAATACATCGCAAGCGCACAGGCTAGGGTGGTGGATGCTCAAGTTTAG